A single genomic interval of Celeribacter indicus harbors:
- a CDS encoding GntR family transcriptional regulator — MSPTAPKEPAHLSTYRGIRALILSGDLVPGEPVTIQGLTDRLGAGMTPVREAIRRLTSEGALIFHGNRRVTVPVLTLPQVDELIFARLALEPELARRAADRITGAEIDALEMVDAGIDAAMRAGDTRSYMIRNHRFHMQLYAPAGTEVIAPIVEALWLRSAPALRVMCARFGTQNLPDMHVAALAALRAGDPEAVAEAIRHDILQGMDNVRNLIREAMQHSALGA, encoded by the coding sequence ATGTCGCCCACCGCGCCGAAGGAACCCGCCCATCTGAGCACCTACCGCGGTATCCGCGCGCTGATCCTGTCGGGCGATCTGGTGCCCGGCGAGCCGGTCACGATCCAGGGGCTCACCGACCGGCTCGGCGCCGGGATGACCCCGGTGCGCGAGGCGATCCGCAGGCTCACCTCCGAAGGGGCGCTGATCTTTCACGGCAACCGCCGCGTGACGGTCCCGGTGCTGACGCTGCCGCAGGTGGACGAGCTGATCTTCGCGCGCCTCGCCCTCGAACCCGAACTCGCGCGACGCGCGGCGGACCGGATCACCGGGGCGGAGATCGACGCGCTCGAGATGGTGGATGCGGGGATCGACGCGGCGATGCGCGCCGGCGACACGCGCAGCTACATGATCCGGAACCACCGCTTCCACATGCAGCTCTATGCCCCCGCAGGGACCGAGGTCATCGCGCCCATCGTGGAGGCGCTCTGGCTGCGCTCGGCCCCGGCGCTGCGGGTGATGTGCGCGCGGTTCGGAACGCAGAACCTGCCGGACATGCATGTCGCGGCGCTGGCCGCGCTGCGCGCCGGCGATCCCGAGGCGGTGGCCGAGGCCATCCGGCACGACATCCTTCAGGGCATGGACAACGTGCGCAACCTTATCCGCGAGGCGATGCAGCACAGCGCGCTCGGCGCCTGA
- the phoB gene encoding phosphate regulon transcriptional regulator PhoB — protein MAADQPRVLVVEDEPAQREVLAYNLEAEGFAVSRAENGDDALLFVDEDQPDIIVLDWMLPGVSGIEICRRLKTRPDTREIPIIMLSARSEEVDRVRGLETGADDYVVKPYSVIELMARVRTQLRRVRPAATGQVLEFEDIRLDSETHRVTRGEDQLKLGPTEFRLLSTFMEKPGRVWSREQLLDRVWGRDIYVDTRTVDVHIGRLRKALCQHGGEDPVRTVRGAGYALG, from the coding sequence ATGGCGGCCGATCAGCCCCGCGTTCTCGTGGTCGAGGACGAACCGGCCCAGCGTGAAGTGCTCGCCTACAATCTCGAGGCCGAGGGCTTCGCCGTCTCGCGCGCGGAGAACGGCGACGACGCGCTGCTGTTCGTGGATGAGGACCAGCCTGACATCATCGTGCTCGACTGGATGCTTCCGGGCGTGTCGGGAATCGAGATCTGCCGGCGGCTGAAGACGCGGCCGGATACGCGCGAGATCCCGATCATCATGCTCTCCGCGCGGTCGGAGGAGGTGGACCGGGTGCGCGGGCTGGAAACGGGCGCGGACGATTACGTCGTCAAGCCCTATTCCGTGATCGAGCTGATGGCACGGGTGCGCACGCAGCTCAGGCGCGTGCGTCCCGCGGCGACGGGACAGGTGCTCGAATTCGAGGACATCCGGCTCGACAGCGAAACCCATCGGGTGACGCGGGGCGAGGACCAGCTCAAACTCGGGCCGACCGAGTTCCGGCTGCTCTCGACCTTCATGGAAAAACCGGGCCGGGTCTGGTCGCGCGAACAGTTGCTCGATCGGGTCTGGGGCCGCGACATCTATGTCGACACGCGCACGGTGGACGTTCATATCGGCCGGCTGCGCAAGGCCCTGTGCCAGCATGGCGGCGAAGATCCGGTACGCACGGTGCGCGGTGCGGGATACGCGCTCGGCTGA
- the phoU gene encoding phosphate signaling complex protein PhoU, giving the protein MSADNKHIASVFDRDLEAIQALIMKMGGLVEANIKDAAQALEERDVELAEKVRDSDRVIDELEEEVNEEAARLIALRSPTAGDLRTVLTVMKISTNLERCGDYAKNLAKRTGVLVNMRPIEGSATSIRRMAREVEEMLRLALDAYLQRDADLANQVRHRDLDVDQMYNALFREFLTYMMEDPRNITACMHLHFIAKNIERMGDHATSIAEQVIYLVTGDMPGDPRPKGDVTSQDALDMEED; this is encoded by the coding sequence ATGTCAGCAGACAACAAGCATATCGCGTCGGTCTTCGACCGGGATCTCGAAGCCATCCAGGCGCTCATCATGAAGATGGGCGGCCTCGTCGAGGCCAATATCAAGGACGCCGCCCAGGCGCTCGAGGAGCGCGACGTGGAACTGGCCGAGAAGGTGCGCGACTCGGACCGCGTCATCGACGAACTCGAGGAGGAAGTGAACGAGGAGGCCGCGCGCCTCATCGCCCTGCGCTCTCCGACCGCCGGCGACCTGCGCACCGTGCTCACGGTGATGAAGATTTCGACCAATCTCGAACGCTGCGGCGACTACGCGAAGAACCTCGCGAAACGCACCGGCGTGCTCGTGAACATGCGCCCGATCGAGGGATCTGCCACCTCGATCCGTCGCATGGCGCGCGAGGTCGAGGAGATGCTGCGCCTCGCGCTCGATGCCTATCTCCAGCGCGACGCGGATCTCGCCAACCAGGTGCGCCACCGCGATCTCGACGTCGATCAGATGTATAATGCGCTGTTCCGCGAATTCCTCACCTACATGATGGAGGATCCGCGCAACATCACGGCCTGCATGCACCTGCATTTCATTGCGAAGAATATCGAGCGCATGGGCGATCACGCGACCTCCATCGCCGAACAGGTGATCTATCTCGTCACCGGCGACATGCCCGGCGACCCGCGTCCCAAGGGCGACGTGACCTCGCAGGATGCGCTGGACATGGAGGAGGACTGA
- the pstB gene encoding phosphate ABC transporter ATP-binding protein PstB — translation MNDMRTVRKDVDMNDIKISARGVQVYYGDTHAIKDVDVDIRDKTVTAFIGPSGCGKSTFLRCLNRMNDTIDVARVEGNILLDGEDIYDKRVDPVQLRAKVGMVFQKPNPFPKSIYDNIAYGPRIHGLAKNKAELDEIVEKSLRRGAIWDEVKDRLHAPGTGLSGGQQQRLCIARAVATEPEVLLMDEPCSALDPIATLQVEELIDELRENFSVVIVTHSMQQAARVSQKTAFFHLGNLVEYGDTEQIFTNPKDERTESYITGRIG, via the coding sequence ATGAACGATATGCGAACTGTTAGAAAAGACGTGGACATGAACGACATCAAAATCTCCGCCAGGGGCGTGCAGGTCTATTACGGCGACACACATGCGATCAAGGACGTCGACGTCGACATCAGGGACAAGACGGTCACCGCCTTCATCGGGCCGTCGGGCTGCGGCAAGTCGACCTTCCTGCGCTGCCTCAACCGGATGAACGACACGATCGACGTCGCCCGCGTCGAGGGCAACATCCTGCTCGACGGCGAAGACATCTACGACAAGCGCGTGGATCCGGTCCAGCTTCGCGCCAAGGTCGGCATGGTGTTCCAGAAGCCGAACCCCTTTCCGAAGTCGATCTACGACAATATCGCCTATGGCCCGCGTATCCACGGGCTCGCGAAGAACAAGGCGGAGCTCGACGAGATCGTGGAGAAATCCCTGCGCCGCGGGGCGATCTGGGACGAGGTGAAGGACCGCCTCCATGCGCCGGGCACCGGCCTTTCGGGCGGTCAGCAGCAACGCCTGTGCATCGCGCGCGCGGTGGCGACAGAACCCGAGGTGCTCCTGATGGACGAGCCGTGCTCCGCGCTCGATCCCATCGCGACGCTCCAGGTCGAGGAACTGATCGACGAGCTGCGGGAGAATTTTTCGGTGGTGATCGTCACCCACTCGATGCAGCAGGCCGCGCGGGTGAGCCAGAAGACGGCCTTCTTCCACCTCGGCAACCTCGTGGAATACGGCGATACGGAACAGATTTTCACCAATCCGAAAGATGAGCGCACCGAAAGCTACATCACCGGCCGGATCGGGTGA
- the pstA gene encoding phosphate ABC transporter permease PstA produces MTDFTADTAGPGTPAARKSSLYTETTRTKRRNASETRFRLYGVAAISVGLLFLVALLYSIVTNGIPAFKQTFVTIPVTLDAARLDETGNRDPSDLARVTTFGYKPLVTEALVTALRDNGIAIPFEDEGDVEKLLSSSVAAQVRNTVLADPELVGQTVEFRMLAASRVDGYFKGRVSRESLARDRNLDAEHLDLADRMVEAGLLQTAFNADFIFGADASESRPEQAGIGVSMVGSLFMMLVVLVLALPIGVASSIYLEEFAPQNRFTDFIEVNISNLAAVPSIVFGILGLAVFIQFAHLPMSAPLVGGLVLTLMTLPTIIISTRASLKAVPPSIRDAALGVGASRMQSVFHHVLPLAMPGILTGTIIGLAQALGETAPLLLIGMVGFIASNMPDSIGAGFLSPNSAMPAQIYEWAKRADPAYYERAWGGIIILLVFLMTMNIIAVVLRRRFERRW; encoded by the coding sequence ATGACCGATTTCACCGCAGACACCGCCGGTCCCGGCACTCCCGCCGCCCGCAAGAGCTCGCTCTACACCGAGACCACCCGCACGAAGCGCCGCAACGCCTCCGAGACCCGGTTCCGCCTCTATGGCGTTGCCGCCATCTCCGTCGGGCTCCTGTTTCTCGTGGCGCTGCTCTATTCCATCGTCACCAACGGCATTCCGGCCTTCAAGCAGACCTTCGTCACCATTCCGGTGACGCTCGACGCCGCGCGGCTTGACGAGACCGGCAACCGCGATCCCTCCGACTTGGCCAGGGTCACGACCTTCGGCTACAAGCCGCTCGTCACCGAGGCGCTCGTCACCGCGCTGCGCGACAACGGGATCGCGATCCCCTTCGAGGACGAGGGAGACGTCGAGAAGCTGCTGTCCTCCTCCGTCGCCGCGCAGGTGCGCAACACGGTGCTCGCCGACCCGGAACTCGTCGGCCAGACCGTCGAGTTCCGCATGCTCGCGGCCTCCCGCGTCGACGGCTATTTCAAGGGCCGCGTGTCGCGCGAGAGCCTTGCGCGGGACCGCAACCTCGATGCCGAACATCTCGACCTCGCCGACCGGATGGTCGAGGCCGGGCTGCTCCAGACCGCCTTCAACGCCGATTTCATCTTCGGCGCGGATGCATCCGAAAGCCGTCCCGAACAGGCCGGCATCGGCGTGTCCATGGTCGGCTCGCTCTTCATGATGCTCGTCGTGCTGGTGCTCGCCCTGCCGATCGGGGTCGCGAGCTCGATTTATCTCGAGGAATTCGCGCCGCAGAACAGGTTCACCGACTTCATCGAGGTCAATATCTCCAACCTCGCCGCCGTGCCCTCCATCGTCTTCGGGATCCTCGGCCTCGCGGTCTTCATCCAGTTCGCCCATCTGCCGATGTCGGCGCCGCTGGTCGGCGGTCTCGTGCTCACGCTGATGACGCTCCCGACGATCATCATCTCGACCCGCGCGAGCCTTAAGGCCGTGCCGCCCTCGATCCGCGACGCCGCACTCGGCGTCGGCGCCTCGAGGATGCAGTCGGTGTTCCACCATGTCCTGCCGCTCGCCATGCCCGGCATCCTCACCGGCACGATCATCGGCCTGGCACAGGCGCTGGGGGAAACCGCGCCGCTCCTGCTGATCGGCATGGTCGGCTTCATCGCCTCCAACATGCCCGACAGCATCGGCGCGGGCTTTCTGTCCCCGAACTCCGCCATGCCGGCCCAGATCTACGAATGGGCAAAACGTGCCGACCCGGCCTATTACGAACGCGCCTGGGGCGGTATCATCATCCTGCTTGTGTTCCTGATGACGATGAACATCATCGCCGTCGTCCTGCGCCGCCGCTTCGAGCGCCGCTGGTAA
- the pstC gene encoding phosphate ABC transporter permease subunit PstC, which translates to MPALWLLVLVLVIGIAGFIIGRQRAMRTAQGDIRLLHSLPSYYGSNVFLSTVIPGLLLLAVWLIAQPLVIQGRVAAMIPEQGLSDYGSLSLVMSDVRRVADGLDLAVERGALTPEAAGSIRTELTDVRARLGAVGVALGSNVQPYVLSAAQSYRAMSATGSLLMSVVVIAATIAGFAVSVLRTNKDFRARNAVEKVVLALLLAAASIAILTTVGIVLSLIFNTIEFFKLYPASDFFFGTTWSPSFGGGSELGIVPLFWGTFYISLIALAVAVPIGLFAAIYLSEYAGPKVRSVAKPLLEVLAGIPTIVYGLFALLTVGPLLVSVFGQGGMLGVGWMRGGTAVATAGLVMGVMLIPFVSSLSDDIINAVPQAMRDGSLGLGATRSETVKQVVMPAALPGIVGAILLAASRAIGETMIVVLGAGAAARLSLNPFEAMTTVTAKIVSQLTGDADFASPEALVAFALGMTLFVITLGLNIVALVIVRKYREQYD; encoded by the coding sequence ATGCCCGCACTGTGGCTGCTTGTTCTCGTCCTGGTGATCGGCATCGCCGGATTTATCATCGGACGCCAGCGCGCGATGCGCACCGCGCAGGGTGATATCCGCCTGCTTCATTCCCTGCCGAGCTATTACGGCTCCAACGTCTTTCTCTCCACCGTGATCCCCGGCCTGCTGCTGCTCGCGGTCTGGCTCATCGCACAGCCGCTGGTGATCCAGGGCCGCGTCGCGGCGATGATCCCCGAACAGGGCCTGTCCGACTACGGCTCCCTCAGCCTCGTGATGTCGGACGTGCGCCGCGTCGCCGACGGGCTCGACCTCGCCGTCGAGCGCGGCGCGCTGACGCCGGAGGCCGCCGGGTCGATCCGCACCGAGCTGACCGACGTGCGCGCGCGCCTCGGTGCGGTGGGCGTCGCCCTCGGCTCCAACGTCCAGCCCTATGTGCTGAGCGCCGCGCAGAGCTACCGCGCGATGTCGGCCACCGGCTCTCTCTTGATGAGCGTGGTGGTGATCGCCGCCACGATTGCCGGTTTCGCGGTCTCCGTCCTGCGCACGAACAAGGACTTCCGCGCCCGCAACGCCGTCGAGAAGGTGGTTCTCGCGCTTCTGCTTGCCGCGGCATCCATCGCGATCCTGACAACGGTCGGGATCGTGTTGTCGCTGATCTTCAACACGATCGAATTCTTCAAGCTCTATCCGGCCTCCGACTTCTTCTTCGGCACCACCTGGTCGCCCTCCTTCGGCGGCGGCTCCGAACTCGGCATCGTGCCGCTGTTCTGGGGTACCTTCTACATCTCGCTCATCGCGCTCGCGGTGGCGGTTCCGATCGGGCTCTTCGCCGCGATCTACCTGTCGGAATATGCCGGGCCGAAGGTGCGCTCCGTCGCGAAGCCCCTGCTCGAGGTGCTCGCGGGCATCCCGACCATCGTCTACGGCCTCTTCGCGCTGCTGACCGTCGGCCCGCTGCTCGTCTCCGTCTTCGGGCAGGGGGGTATGCTCGGCGTCGGCTGGATGCGCGGCGGCACCGCCGTGGCGACCGCGGGGCTCGTCATGGGGGTGATGCTGATCCCCTTCGTCTCGTCGCTGTCCGACGACATCATCAACGCCGTGCCGCAGGCGATGCGCGACGGCTCCCTCGGCCTCGGCGCAACCAGGTCGGAGACGGTGAAACAGGTGGTCATGCCCGCAGCCCTTCCCGGCATCGTGGGCGCGATCCTGCTCGCCGCCTCGCGCGCCATCGGGGAGACGATGATCGTCGTGCTCGGGGCAGGGGCCGCGGCCAGGCTGTCGCTCAACCCGTTCGAGGCGATGACCACGGTGACGGCAAAGATCGTCTCCCAGCTTACCGGCGACGCCGATTTCGCCTCGCCCGAAGCGCTCGTCGCCTTCGCCCTCGGCATGACGCTCTTCGTCATCACCCTGGGGCTCAACATCGTCGCGCTCGTGATCGTGCGCAAATACCGGGAGCAGTATGACTGA
- a CDS encoding substrate-binding domain-containing protein, which produces MSFVKLSASAIAIAAVSATAAAARDQVQVAGSSTVLPYASIVAEAFGENFDFPTPVVESGGSSAGLKRFCEGVGENTIDIANASRAIKSSEVEACAANGVTDIMEVRIGYDGIVFASQLNGPEFTAFEPADIYNALAEQVVVDGELVANPHNQWADFNPELPAEGIVAFIPGTKHGTREVFEEKVLLAGCEASGALEAMVASGMSEEDAEGECMSVRTDGKSVDIDGDYTETLARIDSNANGVGVFGLAFYENNTDKLKVATMSGIEPTTETIASGDYPVSRPLYFYVKKAHIGVIPGLKEYAEFFVSDDMAGANGPLSEYGLVADPELAATQEAVASEQTMN; this is translated from the coding sequence ATGTCCTTTGTGAAACTCTCCGCCTCGGCGATCGCGATCGCTGCCGTGTCGGCCACCGCTGCCGCCGCCCGTGACCAGGTTCAGGTCGCCGGCTCTTCGACCGTTCTGCCCTATGCCTCGATCGTCGCCGAAGCCTTTGGCGAAAACTTCGACTTCCCGACCCCGGTCGTGGAATCCGGCGGCTCCTCCGCGGGCCTCAAGCGCTTCTGCGAAGGCGTCGGCGAGAACACGATCGACATCGCGAACGCCTCCCGCGCGATCAAGTCCTCCGAAGTCGAAGCCTGCGCCGCCAACGGCGTGACCGACATCATGGAAGTGCGCATCGGCTATGACGGCATCGTCTTCGCCTCGCAACTGAACGGCCCGGAATTCACCGCCTTCGAACCGGCCGACATCTACAACGCGCTGGCCGAGCAGGTCGTCGTCGACGGCGAGCTCGTCGCCAACCCGCACAACCAGTGGGCCGATTTCAACCCCGAGCTGCCGGCCGAGGGCATCGTTGCCTTCATCCCCGGCACGAAGCACGGCACCCGTGAAGTCTTCGAGGAGAAGGTGCTCCTCGCCGGCTGCGAAGCCTCCGGCGCGCTCGAGGCGATGGTTGCCTCCGGCATGTCCGAGGAGGACGCCGAGGGCGAGTGCATGTCCGTGCGCACCGACGGCAAGTCCGTCGACATCGACGGCGACTATACCGAGACGCTCGCGCGCATCGACTCCAATGCGAACGGCGTCGGCGTGTTCGGCCTCGCCTTCTACGAGAACAACACCGACAAGCTGAAGGTCGCGACCATGTCCGGCATCGAGCCGACCACCGAGACCATCGCCTCCGGCGATTACCCGGTTTCCCGTCCGCTCTACTTCTACGTGAAGAAAGCCCATATCGGCGTGATCCCCGGCCTCAAGGAATATGCCGAATTCTTCGTCTCCGACGACATGGCCGGCGCGAACGGCCCGCTCTCCGAATACGGCCTCGTGGCCGACCCGGAACTGGCGGCGACCCAGGAAGCCGTGGCCTCCGAGCAGACCATGAACTGA
- a CDS encoding ATP-binding protein, which yields MRSETKPFVLGEDLIAELAAAMPLPVVVVGADERIIAANAPARALFGETMAGRHYITVLRQPMLLDAIENVLRLSEPAEATYRITQNQRELVYDVAIRSVRVPGFSCVTVAFEDKTEVQEAGQMRRDFVANVSHELRTPLTAVLGFIETLLGPASEDAAARKRFLEIMDREAKRMNRIVGDLLSLSRVEAERRVRPTDRVDICALIRSVSLSLQPLARDAEVRLIVEGAEGVEEVPGDFDQLTQVFTNLIENAIKYGGRGKEVHICVTSHSVEPTMRGAGVRVDISDQGEGIATRHIPRLTERFYRVDSHRSREMGGTGLGLAIVKHILNRHRGRLRIESHPGQGSCFSVILPYE from the coding sequence ATGCGCAGCGAGACCAAACCATTCGTCCTCGGCGAGGACCTGATCGCGGAGCTGGCGGCCGCGATGCCCCTGCCTGTCGTGGTCGTGGGCGCCGACGAGCGCATCATCGCCGCCAACGCCCCCGCCCGCGCGCTGTTCGGAGAGACGATGGCCGGACGCCATTACATCACCGTGCTGCGCCAGCCGATGCTGCTCGATGCCATCGAGAACGTGCTGCGCCTCTCCGAACCCGCCGAAGCGACCTATCGCATCACCCAGAACCAGCGCGAACTCGTCTATGACGTCGCCATCCGCTCGGTTCGCGTGCCGGGCTTCTCCTGTGTCACCGTCGCCTTCGAGGACAAGACGGAGGTGCAGGAGGCCGGGCAGATGCGGCGCGATTTCGTCGCCAATGTGAGCCATGAGTTGCGCACGCCGCTGACCGCGGTGCTCGGCTTCATCGAGACTCTGCTGGGCCCCGCGTCGGAGGACGCGGCGGCGCGCAAGCGCTTTCTCGAGATCATGGATCGCGAGGCGAAGCGGATGAACCGCATCGTGGGCGATCTGCTGTCGCTCAGCCGGGTGGAGGCGGAGCGGCGGGTGCGTCCGACCGACCGGGTCGATATCTGCGCGCTGATCCGCTCCGTGAGCCTCAGCCTGCAACCGCTCGCGCGCGATGCCGAAGTGCGGCTCATCGTCGAGGGCGCCGAGGGGGTCGAGGAGGTGCCGGGCGATTTCGACCAGCTCACCCAGGTTTTCACCAATCTCATCGAAAACGCGATCAAGTACGGCGGGCGTGGCAAGGAGGTGCATATCTGCGTGACCTCCCATTCCGTAGAGCCGACGATGCGCGGTGCCGGGGTGCGAGTCGATATCTCCGACCAGGGCGAGGGGATCGCGACGCGGCACATCCCGCGCCTGACGGAACGGTTCTACCGCGTCGATTCGCACCGGTCGCGGGAAATGGGCGGCACGGGCCTCGGCCTTGCCATCGTGAAGCACATCCTGAACCGCCATCGCGGGCGGCTGCGGATCGAAAGCCATCCGGGGCAGGGCAGTTGCTTTTCGGTGATCCTGCCCTACGAATGA
- a CDS encoding gamma carbonic anhydrase family protein has product MTLYSFEDHAPVLPENGDVWIAPDANVIGKVVLEEGASVWFGATLRGDNEAIHVGAGTNVQENCVFHTDMGFPLTIGAGCTIGHKAMLHGCTIGTNSLIGMGATVLNGAIIGDNCLIGAGALVTEGKEIPDGSLVVGAPARVVRALDPEQIARLRASAHHYQDKARRFRDSLTPVG; this is encoded by the coding sequence ATGACACTCTACAGCTTCGAGGATCACGCGCCGGTGCTGCCGGAGAATGGCGATGTCTGGATCGCGCCGGACGCCAATGTGATCGGCAAGGTCGTTCTGGAGGAGGGCGCGAGCGTCTGGTTCGGAGCGACGCTCCGCGGCGACAACGAGGCGATCCACGTCGGCGCGGGGACGAATGTGCAGGAGAACTGCGTCTTTCACACCGACATGGGCTTTCCGCTGACGATCGGCGCGGGCTGCACGATCGGCCACAAGGCGATGCTCCACGGCTGCACCATCGGGACCAACAGCCTCATCGGCATGGGGGCCACGGTGCTGAACGGGGCGATCATCGGCGACAACTGCCTGATCGGCGCGGGGGCGCTCGTCACCGAGGGCAAGGAGATCCCCGACGGTTCGCTCGTGGTGGGGGCGCCGGCGCGGGTGGTGCGCGCGCTCGATCCGGAACAGATCGCGCGCCTGCGGGCCTCCGCGCATCATTATCAGGACAAGGCGCGGCGCTTTCGCGACAGCCTCACCCCCGTCGGCTGA
- the gmk gene encoding guanylate kinase, with amino-acid sequence MAAVPAAAPAAVANDTRRGLLIILSSPSGAGKSTLARRLMGWDETLRFSVSATTRAPRAGEQDGVDYHFVDEPGFKHMVAEGEMLEHAHVFGNFYGSPVGPVRAAIEAGRDVLFDVDWQGAQQIANSVLSEHVLSIFVLPPSIRELRRRLETRGQDAAEVIAKRMEKSWDEISHWDSYHYVLVNDDLDVTFERLTTIVSAERLKRAQQPGLTGFVRRLQAEFEEIEG; translated from the coding sequence ATGGCAGCAGTCCCGGCAGCAGCCCCGGCCGCCGTCGCGAACGACACGCGACGCGGCCTTCTCATCATCCTTTCCTCCCCCTCCGGGGCGGGAAAATCCACGCTTGCCCGTCGCCTCATGGGCTGGGACGAGACGCTGCGGTTTTCCGTCTCGGCCACGACGCGTGCGCCCCGCGCGGGCGAGCAGGATGGCGTGGATTATCACTTCGTCGACGAGCCGGGCTTCAAGCATATGGTGGCGGAAGGCGAGATGCTCGAACACGCCCATGTCTTCGGCAATTTCTACGGCTCGCCCGTCGGCCCCGTGCGCGCGGCGATCGAGGCCGGGCGCGACGTGCTCTTCGACGTGGACTGGCAGGGCGCACAGCAGATCGCCAATTCCGTGTTGAGCGAGCATGTCCTGTCGATCTTCGTCCTGCCGCCGTCGATCCGCGAACTGCGCCGCCGGCTGGAGACGCGCGGGCAGGACGCCGCCGAGGTGATCGCCAAGCGCATGGAGAAGAGCTGGGACGAGATCAGCCACTGGGACAGCTACCATTACGTCCTCGTCAATGACGATCTCGACGTGACATTCGAGCGCCTGACGACCATCGTGTCGGCGGAACGCCTCAAACGTGCGCAGCAGCCGGGACTGACCGGCTTCGTGCGCAGGTTGCAGGCCGAATTCGAGGAGATCGAGGGATGA
- a CDS encoding PAS domain-containing protein, with amino-acid sequence MKIEYVSGSNVISLMPRRTGLSFPALRTVEAYWDGLRNGRPVPARSDIDPRGMQSALEYAFILERIAPGVARFRLAGMHLTDLMGMEVRGMPLTAMFVPEARAKISKALEATFDTPQVTVVTLKAERGVGRGAMEAQLLLCPLKSDLGDVNRVLGCLQSRGEIGRQPRRFDVVDSSARPLLLDPGDGKAQEPTIGGGMPQPGFAEAPRGYEESPTGADPEALPRPTGGKPSLRLIDTEE; translated from the coding sequence ATGAAGATCGAATATGTCAGCGGCTCCAACGTCATTTCACTCATGCCGCGCCGGACCGGGCTGAGCTTTCCCGCGCTCCGGACGGTGGAGGCCTACTGGGACGGACTGCGCAACGGCCGGCCGGTGCCCGCCCGCTCGGACATCGACCCGCGCGGCATGCAGTCCGCCCTCGAATATGCCTTCATCCTGGAACGCATCGCCCCCGGCGTCGCGCGGTTCCGCCTTGCCGGCATGCATCTCACCGACCTGATGGGAATGGAGGTCCGGGGCATGCCGCTCACCGCGATGTTCGTGCCGGAGGCGCGTGCGAAGATCTCCAAGGCGCTCGAGGCGACCTTCGACACGCCGCAGGTCACGGTCGTCACCCTCAAGGCCGAACGCGGCGTCGGGCGTGGCGCGATGGAGGCGCAGCTTCTCCTCTGCCCGCTGAAATCCGATCTCGGCGACGTCAACCGCGTGCTGGGCTGTCTCCAGTCGCGGGGCGAGATCGGCCGCCAGCCGCGCCGCTTCGACGTGGTGGACAGCTCCGCGCGGCCGCTGTTGCTCGATCCCGGCGACGGCAAGGCGCAGGAGCCCACCATCGGCGGCGGGATGCCCCAGCCCGGCTTCGCCGAGGCACCACGCGGCTATGAGGAGAGCCCGACCGGAGCCGATCCGGAGGCCTTGCCGCGCCCGACGGGCGGAAAGCCGAGCCTGAGGCTCATCGACACCGAGGAGTGA
- a CDS encoding GNAT family N-acetyltransferase → MTVTLATEPDLSAGEFVALLEASTLAERRPVGDPDRIAAMLAGADLIVTARDGTRRLVGVARSVTDFAYCLYCSELAVAADRQGEGLGKALLAETVRVTPRVKTHLLIAAPKAVGFYERAGYLRTGDCFIFHRGA, encoded by the coding sequence ATGACCGTCACTCTCGCCACCGAACCCGACCTTTCCGCAGGGGAATTCGTCGCCCTGCTCGAGGCCTCTACCCTGGCCGAGCGCCGCCCCGTCGGCGATCCCGACCGGATTGCGGCGATGCTGGCGGGCGCCGACCTGATCGTGACCGCGCGCGACGGAACGAGGCGGCTCGTCGGCGTGGCCCGGTCGGTGACGGATTTCGCCTATTGCCTCTACTGTTCGGAACTCGCCGTCGCCGCGGACCGGCAGGGAGAGGGGCTGGGCAAGGCCCTGCTCGCGGAAACGGTCCGGGTCACGCCGCGGGTGAAGACCCATCTCCTGATCGCCGCGCCGAAGGCAGTGGGCTTCTACGAGCGCGCCGGCTATCTCCGGACGGGCGACTGTTTCATCTTCCATCGCGGCGCATGA